One Anaeromusa acidaminophila DSM 3853 DNA segment encodes these proteins:
- the rpsS gene encoding 30S ribosomal protein S19 — protein MSRSIKKGPFVHESLLKKIESMNASGDKKVVKCWSRSSTILPNFVGHTIAVHDGRKHVPVYVTEDMVGHKLGEFAPTRTYKGHAGSEKSTSLR, from the coding sequence GTGTCCAGATCTATCAAAAAAGGACCTTTTGTGCATGAAAGCTTGCTGAAGAAAATTGAATCTATGAATGCTAGCGGCGACAAAAAGGTCGTAAAATGCTGGTCTCGCAGTTCGACAATTCTGCCGAATTTTGTGGGCCATACCATCGCTGTGCATGACGGCCGCAAACATGTTCCGGTCTATGTGACCGAAGACATGGTCGGCCATAAGCTGGGCGAATTCGCTCCGACCCGCACCTATAAAGGTCACGCCGGCTCGGAAAAATCCACTTCGCTGCGCTAA